A single region of the Thermococcus paralvinellae genome encodes:
- a CDS encoding TRAM domain-containing protein, protein MENRKFGGKRFDRGKSRGRQPPVKVGERYKVKIEALGKGGDGIARIKGFVVFVPKTKIGDEVEIVINSVKQKFAFGEVIG, encoded by the coding sequence TTGGAGAATAGAAAGTTTGGTGGAAAGAGATTTGATAGAGGCAAGTCAAGAGGTAGACAACCTCCAGTTAAGGTTGGAGAAAGATATAAAGTCAAGATTGAAGCCCTTGGCAAGGGTGGAGATGGCATAGCAAGAATTAAAGGATTTGTCGTGTTTGTTCCCAAGACTAAAATTGGGGATGAGGTGGAAATTGTCATAAACTCTGTAAAGCAGAAATTTGCCTTTGGAGAAGTTATTGGGTAA
- the pheS gene encoding phenylalanine--tRNA ligase subunit alpha — protein MELSYQEKLTLIKLKDLRRVKFEDLVKETGLDQVAVMRAVLWLQSKGLAKLHEKQKKIVKLTETGKRYAEIGLPERRALKLLVERGKVVLDELREVLSDDELKPIVGILRREGWATVRKENEKLVLEITEKGKAALNEDRPIDKVLKILAEKGELEAKEIEGLISLNELKRRKIAEDELKTEREVEITEEGLRLAEKGLELKEEVSILTPELIKSGNWRSVEFKRFNIKAPVKRIYPGKKQPYRAFLDKIRRKLIEMGFIEMTAESLIETQFWNFDALFQPQNHPARDWTDTYQLKYPKYGFLPEEGLVERVKAAHEHGWITGSRGWGYRWDPRMAMMLMPRAHGTALSARQLAKDIQIPGKYFAIQRVFRPDVLDRTHLIEFNQVEGFVIGEDLTFKHLLGILKRFATEVAGAKKVKFLPDYYPFTEPSVQMSAKHPELGWVEFGGAGIFREEMTKPLGIDVPVIAWGIGIDRLAMFKLGIDDIRYLFSYDLRWLREAKIIW, from the coding sequence ATGGAACTAAGTTATCAGGAAAAATTAACTCTCATTAAGCTTAAGGACTTAAGAAGGGTAAAATTTGAGGACTTGGTTAAGGAAACCGGGCTTGATCAAGTTGCAGTCATGAGGGCTGTCTTGTGGCTTCAAAGCAAGGGGCTTGCAAAACTTCACGAAAAGCAGAAGAAGATTGTAAAGCTAACGGAAACTGGTAAAAGGTACGCTGAAATTGGACTTCCTGAAAGAAGGGCTCTAAAGCTTCTTGTTGAGAGAGGCAAAGTTGTGCTTGATGAATTAAGGGAAGTTCTCAGCGATGATGAGCTTAAGCCGATAGTTGGAATTCTAAGAAGAGAAGGCTGGGCTACAGTTAGAAAAGAAAACGAAAAGCTTGTTCTCGAGATTACAGAGAAAGGCAAAGCAGCCTTAAATGAAGACAGACCTATAGATAAAGTTCTCAAAATTCTTGCTGAAAAAGGTGAACTTGAGGCCAAAGAAATTGAAGGATTAATATCATTAAACGAGCTCAAGAGAAGAAAAATTGCAGAGGACGAGCTTAAAACGGAGAGAGAAGTTGAGATAACAGAAGAGGGGCTTAGGCTAGCAGAAAAAGGCTTGGAACTTAAAGAAGAAGTCTCAATCCTTACACCCGAGCTCATAAAGAGCGGCAATTGGAGGAGCGTTGAGTTCAAGCGCTTCAACATCAAGGCACCAGTTAAGAGAATTTATCCGGGTAAAAAGCAGCCTTATAGGGCTTTTCTTGATAAGATTAGAAGAAAGCTCATTGAGATGGGCTTTATTGAAATGACTGCTGAGAGCTTAATTGAAACCCAATTCTGGAACTTTGATGCTCTGTTCCAGCCTCAAAATCATCCGGCAAGAGACTGGACAGACACTTATCAGCTTAAGTATCCAAAGTATGGATTCTTGCCAGAGGAAGGGCTTGTTGAAAGGGTTAAAGCTGCTCATGAGCACGGCTGGATAACTGGCTCAAGAGGCTGGGGCTATAGATGGGATCCAAGGATGGCCATGATGCTAATGCCAAGGGCACATGGAACAGCATTAAGTGCTCGCCAGTTAGCTAAAGATATTCAAATTCCAGGAAAGTACTTTGCCATTCAGAGAGTCTTCAGACCAGATGTTTTAGATAGAACTCACTTGATAGAGTTCAACCAAGTTGAAGGATTCGTTATTGGGGAGGATTTGACCTTTAAACACCTCCTTGGAATACTCAAGCGCTTTGCTACTGAGGTTGCAGGAGCGAAGAAAGTGAAGTTCTTGCCTGATTATTATCCATTCACAGAGCCCAGTGTTCAGATGAGCGCTAAACATCCAGAACTTGGTTGGGTTGAGTTTGGAGGAGCTGGGATTTTTAGAGAGGAAATGACAAAACCCCTTGGAATTGACGTTCCAGTGATTGCTTGGGGAATTGGAATTGACAGACTAGCGATGTTTAAGCTCGGAATTGACGACATAAGGTACCTCTTCAGCTATGACTTGAGGTGGCTAAGAGAGGCTAAAATAATTTGGTGA
- the tdh gene encoding L-threonine 3-dehydrogenase produces the protein MADKMVAIMKTKPAYGAELVEIDVPKPKEGEVLIKVLATSICGTDLHIYEWNEWAQTRIKPPQIMGHEVAGEVIEVGPGVEDIQVGDYISAETHIVCGKCYQCKTGNYHVCQNTKIFGVDSDGVFAEYAIVPAQNAWKNPKNIPPEYATLQEPLGNAVDTVLAEPVTGKTVLITGAGPLGLLGITVAKAAGASLVIVSEPSDFRRELAKKVGADVVINPFEEDVVKEVRDLTDGNGVDVFLEFSGAPKALEQGLQAVTPAGRVSLLGLFPRNVSLDFNNLIIFKSLTVYGITGRHLWQTWYTVSKLLQSGKLNLDPIITHKYKGFDKFEEAFELMRAGKTGKVVFFPHKK, from the coding sequence ATGGCTGATAAAATGGTTGCTATTATGAAAACTAAACCAGCTTACGGTGCAGAGCTTGTTGAAATTGATGTTCCTAAGCCAAAAGAAGGGGAAGTTCTCATTAAGGTTTTAGCAACTAGCATTTGTGGTACTGATTTGCATATCTATGAATGGAACGAGTGGGCTCAGACCAGAATCAAGCCGCCTCAAATTATGGGACATGAAGTTGCAGGGGAAGTTATAGAGGTTGGTCCAGGAGTCGAGGACATACAGGTTGGAGACTACATCTCCGCAGAAACTCACATAGTGTGTGGCAAGTGCTACCAATGTAAAACTGGAAACTATCACGTATGTCAAAATACAAAGATTTTTGGTGTTGATAGTGATGGTGTTTTTGCTGAGTATGCTATAGTCCCAGCTCAGAATGCATGGAAAAATCCCAAGAATATTCCACCAGAATACGCAACCCTCCAAGAACCACTAGGAAATGCTGTTGATACTGTTTTAGCAGAGCCTGTCACTGGAAAAACTGTTCTTATAACGGGAGCTGGACCTCTTGGGTTACTTGGCATAACAGTTGCAAAAGCCGCAGGAGCTTCTCTCGTAATAGTGAGCGAGCCAAGCGACTTCAGAAGAGAATTAGCAAAGAAAGTTGGCGCTGATGTTGTTATTAATCCCTTTGAAGAAGATGTCGTCAAGGAAGTTAGAGACTTAACAGATGGCAATGGTGTTGATGTATTCCTCGAATTCAGCGGTGCCCCAAAAGCCCTTGAACAGGGATTGCAGGCAGTAACTCCGGCAGGGAGAGTTTCTCTGCTTGGACTCTTCCCAAGGAATGTCTCACTCGACTTTAACAATTTGATAATCTTCAAGTCACTCACAGTTTATGGAATAACCGGAAGACATCTCTGGCAAACCTGGTACACAGTGTCAAAACTGCTCCAGAGCGGAAAACTCAACCTAGACCCAATAATTACCCATAAGTACAAAGGTTTTGACAAGTTTGAAGAGGCTTTTGAGCTTATGCGTGCAGGAAAAACTGGTAAAGTTGTATTCTTCCCACACAAAAAGTGA
- the hmgA gene encoding hydroxymethylglutaryl-CoA reductase (NADPH), with protein MNIEEIIEKVANGQIKLHQVEKYTNGDKKLATEIRRKALEKKFGISLKHVGHYSIDPNEVIGKNIENMIGVVQIPMGVAGPLKINGEYAKGEFYIPLATTEGALVASVNRGCSALTAAGGVKTTIINDKMTRAPLLKCPDARRAREVAEWVKENIDYLQEVAVSKVTRHGKLKDVKPFIVGNNLYLRFEFETGDAMGMNMVTIASEEIMKVIEEKFPDVRYLALSGNLCVDKKPNAINFILGRGKTVIAEAVIPREIVEKKLKTTPELIAEVNYRKNLVGSAQAGSYGFNAHFANIVGAIFLATGQDEAQITEGAHGITLAEVTPEGDLYISITMPSLEIGTVGGGTRVPPQREALSIMGVAGGGEPAGTNAKKFAEIVAGAVLAGELSLLAAIAAKHLAKAHKELGR; from the coding sequence ATGAACATTGAGGAGATTATTGAAAAAGTTGCAAATGGACAAATAAAACTCCATCAAGTCGAAAAATACACCAACGGTGACAAAAAACTCGCAACAGAAATCAGAAGAAAGGCCCTTGAAAAGAAATTTGGAATAAGTTTAAAGCACGTAGGTCACTACTCAATTGATCCAAACGAAGTTATTGGAAAAAATATTGAAAACATGATTGGTGTCGTTCAAATCCCAATGGGTGTTGCTGGACCGCTTAAGATAAATGGCGAATATGCCAAAGGAGAATTTTACATTCCATTAGCTACAACAGAGGGAGCACTGGTTGCATCAGTGAATAGAGGGTGTTCAGCTTTAACAGCTGCTGGAGGAGTAAAAACAACAATTATTAACGACAAGATGACGAGAGCGCCCCTACTAAAGTGCCCAGATGCAAGAAGGGCAAGAGAAGTTGCAGAATGGGTGAAAGAGAATATAGACTATCTGCAAGAAGTTGCTGTTTCAAAGGTTACAAGACATGGAAAGCTTAAAGATGTTAAGCCATTTATAGTGGGCAACAACCTCTATTTAAGATTTGAATTTGAAACTGGCGATGCTATGGGCATGAATATGGTAACGATAGCGAGCGAGGAAATAATGAAAGTCATTGAAGAAAAGTTCCCAGATGTTAGATATCTTGCTCTGTCTGGAAACTTATGTGTCGATAAGAAGCCCAACGCAATTAATTTCATTTTAGGTAGGGGGAAAACTGTTATAGCTGAAGCTGTTATTCCAAGAGAAATCGTTGAGAAAAAGCTTAAAACGACACCTGAGCTAATAGCAGAGGTCAATTACCGCAAGAACTTAGTTGGCTCTGCACAGGCTGGAAGTTATGGATTTAACGCTCATTTTGCAAACATCGTTGGTGCCATTTTCTTGGCAACAGGTCAGGATGAGGCGCAGATTACAGAAGGTGCTCATGGAATAACGTTAGCAGAGGTAACCCCAGAGGGAGATTTGTACATAAGCATAACGATGCCAAGCTTAGAGATTGGAACAGTCGGCGGAGGGACAAGGGTCCCACCTCAGAGAGAAGCGTTGAGCATTATGGGCGTCGCTGGAGGGGGAGAACCGGCTGGAACAAATGCAAAGAAGTTTGCCGAGATAGTGGCTGGAGCAGTCTTAGCCGGAGAACTTTCACTCTTGGCAGCAATAGCTGCAAAGCA
- the pheT gene encoding phenylalanine--tRNA ligase subunit beta, giving the protein MPKFDVAKADLERLVGKGFTVEEWEDLFLYAKCELDDVWEENGKIYFKADAKDTNRPDLWSAEGIARQIKWALGMKKGLPKYEIEKSDIVVYVDEKLKDIRPYGVYALVEDVKLDEEALKQLIQLQEKIALTFGRKRREVAIGTFDFDKLRPPFYYKAVEPEKIKFIPLNCEEEMTANEILEKHEKGIEYGHLIKGKPYYPLLVDSEGNVLSMPPVINSETHGKVTEETRNIFIDITGWDLNKIMLALNVIVTALAERGGKIKSVKVVYRDFEIETPDLTPKEFEVELDYIKKLAGIELSDEQIKELLERMFYEVKLENGKAKLKYPAFRDDIMHARDVLEDVLIAYGYNEIEPEEPKLAVQGKGDDFIEFENAIRELMIGFGLQEVMTFNLTNKEVQFTKMNIPEEEIVEIENPVSLRWSALRKWLIPSLMEFLSLNTHEEYPQKIFEVGKATLIDETKETKTVSESKLAVAIAHPRVTFTEVKEILDSVMYHLGIEYELEETEHGSFIPGRVGKIIVEGKEIGIIGEIHPQVLENWGIEMPVAAFEVFLKPLYKLSS; this is encoded by the coding sequence ATGCCAAAGTTCGATGTTGCTAAAGCTGATTTGGAACGCTTGGTTGGAAAGGGCTTTACAGTTGAGGAGTGGGAAGACTTATTCCTTTACGCTAAATGCGAGCTTGATGATGTCTGGGAAGAAAATGGCAAAATTTATTTCAAAGCCGATGCAAAAGATACGAACAGACCCGACTTGTGGAGTGCTGAGGGAATTGCAAGGCAGATAAAGTGGGCACTCGGAATGAAAAAGGGTCTGCCAAAATACGAAATTGAGAAGAGCGACATTGTTGTTTACGTTGATGAGAAGCTTAAGGATATTAGGCCTTATGGAGTCTATGCATTAGTTGAGGACGTTAAGCTTGATGAGGAGGCACTTAAGCAGTTGATTCAACTTCAAGAAAAAATTGCTCTGACTTTTGGAAGAAAGAGAAGGGAAGTTGCAATTGGAACTTTTGACTTTGACAAGCTTAGGCCTCCATTCTACTACAAAGCGGTTGAGCCAGAGAAGATAAAATTCATTCCTCTGAACTGCGAGGAAGAGATGACAGCAAATGAGATACTTGAGAAACACGAGAAGGGAATTGAATATGGCCACCTTATTAAAGGAAAGCCATATTATCCCCTTTTGGTTGACAGCGAGGGCAACGTTCTTTCTATGCCTCCAGTTATAAACTCAGAGACCCATGGAAAAGTTACTGAGGAAACAAGAAACATATTCATAGACATCACTGGATGGGACTTGAACAAGATAATGCTTGCTTTGAATGTTATTGTTACGGCTTTAGCAGAGCGCGGCGGAAAGATAAAGAGCGTAAAAGTTGTTTACAGAGACTTTGAAATAGAAACGCCTGATTTGACTCCAAAAGAGTTTGAAGTTGAACTTGATTACATCAAAAAGCTTGCTGGAATCGAGCTGAGTGATGAGCAGATTAAGGAGCTTTTAGAGAGGATGTTCTACGAAGTAAAGCTTGAAAATGGAAAAGCCAAACTCAAATATCCGGCGTTTAGAGACGACATAATGCATGCCCGTGACGTTTTGGAGGATGTCCTCATTGCTTACGGCTATAACGAGATTGAACCGGAAGAACCAAAATTAGCTGTTCAAGGAAAGGGAGATGACTTTATTGAGTTTGAGAATGCCATTAGAGAATTAATGATTGGCTTTGGACTACAAGAAGTCATGACCTTTAATCTTACTAACAAGGAAGTCCAGTTCACCAAGATGAACATTCCAGAAGAGGAGATAGTCGAAATTGAAAATCCAGTAAGTTTGAGATGGAGTGCATTGAGGAAGTGGCTTATCCCTTCACTGATGGAGTTCCTTAGCTTAAACACTCATGAAGAATATCCGCAGAAAATTTTCGAAGTTGGAAAGGCTACTCTAATAGATGAAACAAAGGAAACAAAAACAGTGAGCGAGAGCAAATTAGCTGTTGCTATAGCTCATCCAAGAGTTACATTCACAGAGGTCAAAGAAATCCTTGACAGCGTCATGTACCACTTAGGCATTGAATACGAGCTTGAAGAGACAGAGCATGGCTCATTCATTCCTGGCAGAGTTGGAAAGATAATTGTTGAGGGGAAAGAAATTGGTATAATTGGCGAAATTCACCCGCAAGTTTTAGAGAACTGGGGAATTGAAATGCCTGTTGCGGCATTTGAGGTATTCTTAAAGCCTCTTTACAAGCTTTCCTCTTAA
- a CDS encoding MinD/ParA family ATP-binding protein: MVVVVVTGRGGAGKTTTTANLSTYFAQREYRVLAIDGDLYLPNLGFHFALENVNYTLHSVLKNPDLDPEWAIYKHPLTGVYVMPGSSNLQEVLGISTKKLKSIVEQLKNKFGIIFVDSPTGIPFDTLPTFEVADYQLIVVEIERSPIYSFEKMVENEIEKLKALGDEYDLKVGVIFNKVRESQDVIAKIVEAVESELNVPVLGVIPYDDVVPESVNVGIPVLVYKPKSDAALAFYEAGQVMEEWIFEFEK; the protein is encoded by the coding sequence ATGGTTGTTGTAGTAGTCACGGGGAGAGGAGGAGCAGGTAAAACTACAACAACTGCCAACCTGAGTACATATTTTGCTCAGAGAGAATATAGAGTTCTTGCAATTGATGGAGATTTATATTTACCGAACCTTGGGTTTCATTTTGCACTTGAAAATGTCAACTATACCCTTCACTCAGTCTTGAAAAATCCAGATCTTGATCCTGAATGGGCAATCTATAAACATCCCTTAACAGGAGTTTACGTAATGCCCGGGAGCTCAAACTTACAGGAGGTTCTAGGGATTTCTACCAAGAAACTAAAAAGTATTGTAGAACAATTAAAAAATAAGTTTGGTATAATTTTTGTTGATTCTCCAACTGGAATACCCTTTGATACCCTTCCAACATTTGAAGTTGCAGACTATCAACTCATAGTAGTTGAAATTGAGCGTTCTCCAATATACTCATTTGAAAAAATGGTGGAGAACGAAATAGAAAAGCTCAAGGCATTAGGCGATGAATATGACTTAAAAGTTGGTGTGATCTTTAATAAAGTTAGGGAATCTCAAGATGTAATTGCTAAAATTGTAGAAGCAGTTGAAAGCGAGCTTAATGTACCAGTTCTTGGTGTAATTCCATATGATGATGTTGTTCCTGAATCTGTTAACGTTGGAATTCCCGTTCTTGTTTATAAACCAAAAAGTGATGCTGCACTTGCTTTTTACGAAGCTGGTCAGGTAATGGAAGAATGGATATTTGAATTCGAAAAGTGA